In the genome of Streptomyces sp. Q6, the window GTCCGCATTCTCCGGGTAGGCGATGTAGCTGCCCTTCCCGGGGAGGGTCACGACGAGACCGCGTTCACGGAGCTCTTTGGTGGCGCGGCGGATGGTCAGGTGGGCAACGCCGTACTCCTCGGCGAGATCGCGCTCGCCGGGGAGGCGAGCTCCCGGCTGAAGCGTGCCGTCGGCGATCTGCCCGGCGATGTAGTCCGCCAGCTGCATGTAGACGTACGCGATCTTGGTCGGGTCAATCGGCGAGCGATTGCGTCCAGAGTCCGATGCCATTCGAACACTGTACGACGCCTGTGACCTGCGCTTATTGCCAGGTCGCCCACATGCGCTATACAGAGCTCAGCTTCTACCTCTACGGTGGGCATGCGAGACCCCGGCGACGGAGGCAACCGTCCCGGGGCACGGCCAACGCTGCAAGGAGCGTCAACGTGCTCGACCTTACTCTCAGGGCCCTGGCCTGGGTCCTGCGGATCTGCATGCCCGCACCGTCCGGCCGCCACCGGGCCCCCTTCGCCCTGGCGGCGCCGACCCCGCCCCCGCCACCCCGCTACACGGAACGCCTCGACGGCGCCGCCTCCCACCTCGTACGCCCCTACGTCCTGTCGGCGGCGGAACACGAGCACCGGCGTCGACAGCAACGCGACCGCCGCCGAGCCCTCTACCTGGCGACGCTCGGCATCGACGTAGGACCGCGCCCGGAGCTGATCCACGGAGGCGCGCGATGACGATGCGCATGTGTGCCCGCTGCCAGCGCACGACCGAGGAGCCGGTCCTGGTCCACGAGGTCCACGCCCCGACGGGCCCCGGCTTCAACGTCTACGCGTGCCCGGACTGCGCCCGCCACTACCCGCCCCTCACCGACGCCCTGAAACTCCTCGACGAGACCCGACGGGGACGGCCGGAGCCTGAACTCCAGCGCCAGGCATCGCGGTTGACGCTCGCCGTCTACCGGGTGGACGCGCACGGGCGCAGGGTCGGGGAGTGCGGGCCGGTCCGGGAGGTGGTGGCGGCGCCGGGCGACCCGCAGCCGCGCACGCCGACCGCGCTGCCGTGCCGCTGCCCCCGGTGTGATGCCACGGGCGGGCCCGAGTAGTCGACGACCCTGCGGTCGCGGTCGAGGGGGTAACGCGCCCCCTCGACCACCGGCTCCTGGACCAGGCCGTGCAGGGCGGTGATGACCTCCCGGCCCACCGGGGTGGTGAAGTCGCGTACGAGGTCGGTCGCGAAGCCGGCGACGCCGATGACGCGGCCTCCGGCGAGTTCGATCTGACGGAAGGCGGCCTGCTCGGTGCGCGAGGAGAGGCCGCCGCAGGCGTCGAGGAGCACGGAGACCTCGTACCCGGCCGCGAGGGCGTCGAGTGCCGTGTGCAGCACGACGATCTCGCTGGTCACGCCGCAGAGGGCGAGGTGCTTGCGCGGCTGGGCGGTGAGGGCGCGACGGGTGGGGGTGTCGTCCCAGGCGCACGGTCCGTCACGGACGAAGACCGGCGCCTGGGGGACGGCCGCCTCCTCGACGACGGCGGGGCCGCCGGGGCGCGGCGCAGCCGAGAGGATGACCGGCAGTTCGAGAAGCTGGGCCATGCGGGCGAGGATCCCCACGGATCGCCTGATGGTGGCCGGCGGGGTCGTGTCACTGAGATCGACGATGCCGTCCTGGAGGTCGGCGAAGTGGAGTTGGACGCCGGCGGGACCGAGCATGACGAACCCCTTCGGGCAGCGCCTGAATCATTCTCGGCGTACTCGGCTCGATGGCGACCGATCTCTTCGCGGCCCGCATCAAGGCGCGTCAACTCAAGCCCAAACACGTGGGGTTGATGGTCGGACCGGTGCAGGCGGTGG includes:
- a CDS encoding isochorismatase family protein, which translates into the protein MLGPAGVQLHFADLQDGIVDLSDTTPPATIRRSVGILARMAQLLELPVILSAAPRPGGPAVVEEAAVPQAPVFVRDGPCAWDDTPTRRALTAQPRKHLALCGVTSEIVVLHTALDALAAGYEVSVLLDACGGLSSRTEQAAFRQIELAGGRVIGVAGFATDLVRDFTTPVGREVITALHGLVQEPVVEGARYPLDRDRRVVDYSGPPVASHRGQRHGSAVGVRGCGSPGAATTSRTGPHSPTLRPCASTR
- a CDS encoding winged helix-turn-helix domain-containing protein, which translates into the protein MASDSGRNRSPIDPTKIAYVYMQLADYIAGQIADGTLQPGARLPGERDLAEEYGVAHLTIRRATKELRERGLVVTLPGKGSYIAYPENADEGGDGDS